The following coding sequences lie in one Lepeophtheirus salmonis chromosome 11, UVic_Lsal_1.4, whole genome shotgun sequence genomic window:
- the LOC121126111 gene encoding uncharacterized protein, whose amino-acid sequence MKLKHSLTLIVLFSAQALAYPNPDFSSKSKTGDQKCTLVRSKSPSGPLCFNEPECKDECTKATKQVCQPVQENKCETKEEKSCNTVNEEKCTDSFRNELKEQCRTIQEQKCKTVFNQECNTVNEEKCQVIYDTVNEDVCNTVTTQKCETVDEQKCRTITEKDCTTVLDTETTENCQEIQDQECATVSKSVDETVYETQFETKCETSYENECRTVIENKVEKVPDQECSIVKENKCKTIWEKVTEKKCSTTQENKCTQKLEVSYKNVDEEECTNVYEDKCETVYEKQCKPVYETVCSNPTEGNTGYNALDTTYGIPSSPVCKQVSKEKCSDVPTTKCSKVPKTQCSVVSKKVPVKSSKQVCKQVPTETCNDVVRKIPKEICNDVSVAKCKPILRNVNKKVATQKCSKVPKNNCRNLPKQVPRVISKQVNEKVCKPVSKKICNPLTRKVPKQSCRDVPREICSTVPKQSCSQVPEKKCNTIAKQVPRNECKTVSRQECKNVPSQSCQNIPRQKCEQVPQRVASKSCKQVPQEVCINVPNTSCKNVTVDKCSNMVFDKCEKKCEDAYWCKVCQ is encoded by the exons ATGAAGTTAAAG CATTCCCTGACCCTCATCGTCCTTTTCTCTGCTCAAGCACTTGCTTATCCAAATCCagacttttcttcaaaaagcaAGACTGGTGATCAAAAGTGCACTCTTGTTCGATCCAAGTCTCCCTCTGGTCCCCTCTGCTTCAATGAGCCAGAATGCAAAGACGAATGCACCAAAGCAACTAAGCAAGTGTGTCAACCCGTCCAGGAAAACAAGTGTGAAACTAAGGAAGAAAAGTCTTGCAACACCGTCAATGAGGAAAAGTGCACAGACAGCTTCAGAAACGAACTGAAGGAACAATGCCGCACAATTCAAGAACAGAAATGCAAAACCGTTTTCAATCAAGAATGCAACACCGTCAATGAGGAAAAATGCCAAGTCATTTACGACACC GTCAATGAAGATGTTTGCAACACAGTCACGACTCAAAAATGTGAAACTGTTGATGAACAAAAGTGCAGAACCATCACGGAAAAGGATTGCACAACCGTTTTGGACACAGAGACCACTGAAAACTGCCAAGAAATCCAAGACCAAGAGTGTGCCACCGTGTCCAAGTCTGTAGATGAAACTGTTTATGAGACCCAATTCGAAACAAAGTGTGAGACCTCCTACGAAAACGAATGTAGAACCGTAATTGAAAACAAAGTCGAAAAAGTCCCTGACCAAGAGTGCAGTATTGTCAaggaaaataaatgcaaaaccATCTGGGAAAAGGTCACTGAGAAAAAGTGTTCTACTACTCAGGAAAACAAATGCACACAAAAATTAGAGGTATCTTACAAAAACGTTGATGAAGAAGAATGCACAAATGTCTACGAGGATAAATGTGAAACCGTCTACGAAAAACAATGTAAGCCCGTCTATGAAACAGTCTGCTCGAATCCCACTGAGGGAAACACTGGATACAACGCTTTGGACACAACTTATGGTATTCCTTCATCACCTGTTTGTAAGCAAGTCTCTAAAGAAAAATGCTCAGATGTTCCAACTACCAAGTGTAGCAAAGTCCCCAAAACCCAATGCTCCGTTGTTTCAAAGAAAGTTCCTGTTAAATCTTCAAAACAAGTTTGCAAACAGGTGCCAACTGAAACTTGCAATGACGTTGTTCGTAAAATCCCCAAAGAGATCTGCAATGATGTCTCTGTTGCCAAATGCAAGCCCATCCTTAGAAATGTCAACAAAAAGGTTGCCACACAAAAGTGCAGCAAAGTGCCCAAGAATAATTGTCGTAATCTTCCTAAACAAGTTCCTCGTGTCATTTCAAAACAAGTCAATGAAAAGGTCTGCAAGCCTGTGTCCAAAAAGATTTGCAATCCCCTTACTCGTAAGGTACCCAAACAATCCTGCAGAGATGTTCCACGTGAAATATGTAGCACCGTTCCAAAACAATCATGTTCACAAGTCCCCGAAAAGAAGTGCAACACTATTGCCAAGCAAGTTCCAAGAAATGAATGTAAGACCGTTTCTCGCCAAGAATGCAAGAACGTTCCCTCTCAATCCTGTCAGAACATTCCTCGTCAGAAATGCGAGCAAGTGCCTCAGAGAGTAGCTTCCAAATCCTGCAAGCAAGTGCCACAGGAGGTTTGCATCAATGTTCCCAATACTTCGTGCAAGAACGTAACCGTGGACAAGTGCTCCAACATGGTCTTTGACAAATGTGAAAAGAAGTGTGAGGATGCCTATTGGTGCAAGGTCTGTCAATGA
- the LOC121126114 gene encoding RNA-binding protein 3, whose product MPSEGETKLFVHGVRDTCPRSVLEDEFSKIGPVTDVYITEKGYAFVTMTNSEDADDAARKLNGTTVDGQELKVEIAHGRGRRGSRGGGYRGRYGGSDRGRFGGGGGGGGGGRYHDNNGRSDRRSYGSGGGGGGYSRSGGDRGDRGDRGGDWGGY is encoded by the coding sequence ATGCCGTCCGAGGGAGAAACGAAGTTATTTGTCCATGGCGTTCGAGACACTTGTCCTCGGAGCGTGTTGGAAGATGAATTCAGCAAAATCGGTCCCGTAACGGATGTCTATATCACAGAGAAGGGCTACGCCTTTGTGACGATGACGAACTCCGAGGATGCAGATGATGCCGCGCGCAAATTGAATGGTACAACGGTCGATGGACAGGAATTGAAAGTGGAGATTGCCCATGGAAGAGGTCGTCGTGGATCCCGGGGTGGAGGCTACAGAGGCCGATACGGAGGAAGTGATCGGGGACGATTCGGAGGAGGAGGAGGTGGCGGCGGTGGTGGTCGCTACCATGACAACAATGGAAGAAGTGATCGCCGCAGCTATGGAAGTGGCGGTGGAGGAGGAGGATACTCCAGGTCTGGTGGAGACCGGGGAGATCGTGGAGACCGTGGAGGTGATTGGGGAGGATATTAA
- the LOC121126112 gene encoding uncharacterized protein yields the protein MKLKHSLTLIVLFSAQALAYPNPDFSSKSKTGDQKCTLVRSKSPSGPLCFNEPECKDECTKATKQVCQPVQENKCETKEEKSCSTVNEEKCTDSFRNELKEQCRTIQEQKCKTVFNQECNTVNEEKCQVIYDTVNEDVCNTVTTQKCETVDEQKCRTITEKDCTTVLDTETTENCQEIQDQECATVSKSVDETVYETQFETKCETSYENECRTVIENKVEKVPDQECSIVKENKCKTIWEKVTDKKCSTTQENKCTQKLEVSYKNVDEEECTNVYEDKCETVYEKQCKPVYETVCSNPTEGNTGYNALDTTYGIPSSPVCKQVSKEKCSDVPTTKCSKVPKPNAPLFQRKFLLNLQNKFANRCQLKLAMTLFVKSPKRSAMMSLLPNASPSLEMSTKRLPHKSAAKCPRIIVVIFLNKFLVSFQNKSMKRSASLCPKRFAIPLLVRYPNNPAEMFHVKYVAPFQNNHVHKSPKRSATLLPSKFQEMNVRPFLAKNARTFPLNPVRTFLVRNASKCLRE from the exons ATGAAGTTAAAG CATTCCCTGACCCTCATCGTCCTTTTCTCTGCTCAAGCACTTGCTTATCCAAATCCagacttttcttcaaaaagcaAGACTGGTGATCAAAAGTGCACTCTTGTTCGATCCAAGTCTCCCTCTGGTCCCCTCTGCTTCAATGAGCCAGAATGCAAGGACGAATGCACCAAAGCAACTAAGCAAGTGTGTCAACCCGTCCAGGAAAACAAGTGTGAAACTAAGGAAGAAAAGTCTTGTAGCACCGTCAATGAGGAAAAGTGCACAGACAGCTTCAGAAACGAACTGAAGGAACAATGCCGCACAATTCAAGAACAGAAATGCAAAACCGTTTTCAATCAAGAATGCAACACCGTCAATGAGGAAAAATGCCAAGTCATTTACGACACC GTCAATGAAGATGTTTGCAACACGGTCACGACTCAAAAATGTGAAACTGTTGATGAACAAAAGTGCAGAACCATCACCGAAAAGGATTGCACAACCGTTTTGGACACAGAGACCACTGAAAACTGCCAAGAAATCCAAGACCAAGAGTGTGCCACCGTGTCCAAATCTGTAGATGAAACTGTTTATGAGACCCAATTCGAAACAAAGTGTGAGACCTCCTACGAAAACGAATGTAGAACCGTAATTGAAAACAAAGTCGAAAAAGTCCCTGACCAAGAGTGCAGTATTGTCAaggaaaataaatgcaaaaccATCTGGGAAAAGGTCACTGACAAAAAGTGTTCTACTACTCAGGAAAACAAATGCACACAAAAATTAGAGGTATCTTACAAAAACGTTGATGAAGAAGAATGCACAAATGTCTACGAGGATAAATGTGAAACCGTCTACGAAAAACAATGTAAGCCCGTCTATGAAACAGTCTGCTCGAATCCCACTGAGGGAAACACTGGATACAACGCTTTGGACACAACTTATGGTATTCCTTCATCACCTGTTTGTAAGCAAGTCTCTAAAGAAAAATGCTCAGATGTTCCAACTACCAAGTGTAGCAAAGTCCCAAAACCCAATGCTCCGTTGTTTCAAAGAAAGTTCCTGTTAAATCTTCAAAACAAGTTTGCAAACAGGTGCCAACTGAAACTTGCAATGACGTTGTTCGTAAAATCCCCAAAGAGATCTGCAATGATGTCTCTGTTGCCAAATGCAAGCCCATCCTTAGAAATGTCAACAAAAAGGTTGCCACACAAAAGTGCAGCAAAGTGCCCAAGAATAATTGTCGTAATCTTCCTAAACAAGTTCCTCGTGTCATTTCAAAACAAGTCAATGAAAAGGTCTGCAAGCCTGTGTCCAAAAAGATTTGCAATCCCCTTACTCGTAAGGTACCCAAACAATCCTGCAGAGATGTTCCACGTGAAATATGTAGCACCGTTCCAAAACAATCATGTTCACAAGTCCCCGAAAAGAAGTGCAACACTATTGCCAAGCAAGTTCCAAGAAATGAATGTAAGACCGTTTCTCGCCAAGAATGCAAGAACGTTCCCTCTCAATCCTGTCAGAACATTCCTCGTCAGAAATGCGAGCAAGTGCCTCAGAGAGTAG